The window aagccattcaaactctcaagatccaattttaaacagttcatgtgagttcaatggttctatcttaatattatataaagcgacaagacaaaacaaaaataaagacttttcaacaatatctatatgggccgatttcaaaacactgcttcagagctttacgaatcgaatcagtgaatcggagcgccagtgtcatgtgatttcagcagtttaacCATTTgttaggagatccgaatcacttattcgacacaaaagattcataaagctcagaagcatcatgaagcagtgttttgaaatcggcccatatagatattgttgaaaagtcgttattttggtggGGGggttttggtgcacaaaatgtattcttgttgctttataatattaagataggaCCACTGAAatcatgaactgtttcaaatgtgtttttagtacctttatggaccttgagagtttgaatggctttgctctcaatggaggcctcactgagccttacgggtgtagaacgacatgagggtgagtaatacatgtcattattttcatttttgggtgaactagccctttaaaaTCTATCTTCATTATAGTGTTGACTCTCGTCTGATATGCTAGTGTAGTTTTATTATGTTGACTTGTTTACCCAATAGctattacaaaatatattttaatttaagagCCTTTTGAACttgaaaacaacataaaaccacTGCTAGAGAGCTACACATTTGTTTAACTGGACTTTTGACTCTCAAACACCTATAATTACTGAGATATCGCCCTCGTGACAACTTCCCTTTGTGATAACTGCCCTACATAGGCTATACAaccaaaattatattatataatttgtaatgtataataacttagtattacatttatttttatagtataAAGGGGGCCTtacaaacactttcattttcgaCAAAATGTGAGTCATGTATTTCTCTTTAACAGGGAGTGGCGTCCAAAAAATGACGCGTGCATGACGTAGCTCCGCCCAACACAAATATACTCAAAGGAAAGCCCGACGAAAACAAGGAAGTAACGAGTAAAAAAGACGAGGAACTTTGAGTAAACCTTATATTTATTGTCTAATAAACGCAGAATTCGGTCTGTTGAAATTATCGTCCCCTAGAATATTTTATCTACAGTGAagaacaatgaacaacaaaGGTAAATACGCGATCACCTCCGCTCTTCTGCTATTTTGCTTAGCCGCTTCCTAGCAACTACCAATGGAGTTAGCCTTCATAACTGACTTACATAACAAACGACTTTACATACTGAACTCTTACGGATTATGCGCCAAAAACATCTGTCATCGACTACCTCATGACGGAAACTGTAATATTTAACGCTGCGATGTCTGATTTCAGCGGACTGGGTGATGTTTTGAAATGAAAACAGATAAAGGGTAACTAGCTTGGCTGCTACAGCGCGATGACGTGATTGGAAAGGTGACCTCATTAAGAGATCGAGACGCTCACAACCTCcgtttaatcatttaattaatctcATTTACATGTGCTTCATAAATATACTGTGGTATTAAGAACAGTTTGcctttttttatattgtaatttagCTGTCAGTTAAAACTGGCCTATTTGTCTCTTATTTTTCtattatcattttcatttttagatatGCATATTGTCTTAATTTTGTAATTTAGCTGTCAGTTAGGACTGGCCTGTTTgccttttatttttctattctcattttcatttttagatatGCATATTGTcttaatttttatattgtaatttagCTGTCAGTTAAGACTGGCCTATTTGTctcttatttttttgttatcatctttatttttagatatgcataatgtcttaatttttatattgtaatttagCTGTCAGTTAGGACTGGCATATTTgccttttatttttctattctcattttcatttttagatacacatattatattatattatattattttgtgtaCATTTATTATATACTTTGAACTaatggctatttaaaaaaattctaatttatttatttaaaattgataaTTGATCCACATTTCATGAGTATCTATTTTggtttaaagtcggcatgaaacgaagtcgcgatagtcttttcttccctactgTGACATACTGTGatcattgatgaataaggtttttaaaagtgtaaaaaaaataaataatggacatataattaattttgaagattTATTAAGTGATTATGTGAGATATTacgagattatgtggtttttataatcaattaacactgcttttgtaatttttttacaatatggacaaaatttgtcaccaaaaaagtcattcggtttaaccaaaatttcggttttacccaATGACACTTATGGTTATACCGAAttacgatattttcaaacaaggccaacaggctgatatctagctagttAGTTTGCTAGCTAGATAGCAATaggacattaaaacattttatatttagtacaagtttttaaaatattacaacattttccatgttttatagcggttgcaccgaatgacctgatgtttcgggaaatgcatatgagcaagtgaaaacatgaatttttcaaataattaaaagagagttagttactttgctccacgaccatgtggtcttttggaggtgtctgaatgatgtcatatcctgtcacatgataccgaccgcatgacttgatccaaaatggtccctttatattggttactccaaatgacatcaatttttccggacattctttctcacaaagaaacgacttctacacatgattttaataccattttgcactatgttgatatgttataaaatcatgccagaataaaaaatatatacatttattacatttttagatattttaatcacaatgaaatggctgtattggccttcggacagttaaaccgaatgaccttttgacacttcaaaatctttaaaattcattaaaataccttttatatggtgcaaaatataattaaaaccttttggattcaataaaagagatataGTTGTACTCCCTTACATACTTCGTATgccatatctttgttttttattattattaaggcctttggacaaaaaaaatgacccgtcacgtcattgacccacatATATCTCtgtgaaacagcttctcaaacaagaaaaaaattagtGTGGAACTTGATTTTCTCCATTGGGAATTGATCGGATCGTTGGAACATTGTGGTTTGGTattgctttgatgtcatgtgattgacaggttgtccagccctcacaccagtaaacgcatcatcagagaagagatgttgttaCAGAGAtgtcattttgattaaagattatgagggcttatgaataaaaaatgcacagattgatttcatggtgactttaaagaaACCCTCTGATTGGCATCTTTTGGTCTGTATCTTTAGTGCATAGCCCTAAAATTACTGTCTACTTTACAGTAAATCAACATAGAATTCTGTTGTGATATTAATTTGACTGTTTTTCTGCTTTGTGTCCATGCAGGTTCTTATCCACAACAAGCTGTTTATCCTCAGCAGAGCACAGCACCCGTTTACCCGCCTGCTATGCAAGTCCCTCCTCAGGTGTCTCCATATCCAGATGCCCCTCCTCCATACTCTGAGGTTACCAGTACTAATTACACTCTGTCAGGTCATGTGAATGTGCAACATCTCATTACAGTATAAAAGGAGTAGGAAAGACCCTTTAGAATAATGTTGCAATGTAATcgaacatgtttttaaacaagTTTAACACTCAAGAGTGCATGTTCCCTTCCTCAAGAAGGCTGCATTCTAAAGATTCTTCCCTTTTTTTACGACCATGCATCATTTCTGGAAATTGCGCTTGATGAACCATCTATTATGATGCACGTGACACCACTCGGACAAACAAAGGCAATTTTTAGCAATGAATTAAGACCCATTCAtgccaagaatgataactataatgataaagatatagttttaaaaataattctaaatgtaaaagaatagcagagtccattCCACCACTAAAAAGAAACAACatcgttggaatcactttcacaactttttttccagctgatgaacaatgAAAACATTGACAACCAGAAATGAAGCAATAAAGGGCCgttaattttagtgattttGTTATGAGTTGTTCTTAATAAAACcccttttttaataaaactgcaGCAAaagtgatataataataataaaagatacCAATGGTCAATTTTATTAATCATAACATATTTATGGACTATACAATCAGATTTTTGTCTGCATTTTAAATTGGCTTCGAGTACTGAACATTAGaaatatcttttataaattctgtcatcccttacaaaaatcattaaaataactgtttatggTTTTTGCATTGTTTAccttttttgaaatgtttccCTCTCGCAGGTTTATCAGCCCAGGTATATGGCTCCTCCCCCAGCCCATGGACAGATGCCCCAAATGACCTCAGCATACCCTGGTACTCAGATGTACATGCCCATGCATGCTCAGACTGTGCCAATGGGAGCCATGGCCCCCAGTGTCCCAATGGCTTATTATCAGATGGGGCCCGTGTACCCTCCTGGCTCTACCGTCATGATGGAGGGCGGATTTGATGCTGGAGCTCGCTTCGGGCCTGGCACCAGTGCTTCCATTCCTGTGAGTATTCACAGTAAACCTGTTGTATTTTATCAGCCAGGAAgtaatatgcatttatattaaaGTGTATCTTCGACAATTTTCAACCCGCTTTGTGTTGTTAGTATTGtttgtattgttacaatgtcTGTAAtgtatgtaaatgaacaatgtttactcGTTCTCCTTGTTAGCTGGGCCGagaaattcatgtttatttgtcagcaaaagttCAGTCTTTTGTCAGCAATAGTTTTGGCAGCTCCAGGGCTTTCGTGAAAACTACAGATTATACTTGTGCATTTTTGTATCCCCATCCACAGACAGTCGGATTGACAGAGGGTTATAAACAGAACAGTTATTGTAAGGGTATGTTTATCACTGAAAATTGTATCATACTATGTCTACTCTTTAAACAATGGCAACAACTTTCTTGCCTGTACGAGACGGTGTTTTGTTTCAAGAGGTTGGGCGGAACTGACAGAATGgcagtttctttcagttttccCCTTCATTTGGCCTAAAACACTATTCTCGTGGTCATCCAGTTGTTGGATGTTGACTAAAAACATGgaggtttttcagattttccgTAGCAGCGTTCTCTCcgtattttcaattttttgcAGCATTTAGCCACTGCCTACAATGTGCTGGATCCTTCACTGGAAATAACTTACTCCCGCTAAATGTTTACTCTTTGAAATCTTGCACCCGGGAACAATacaagtttgctaagaagtatttcctactaaagcgaGGCGATATTTGACTCTGGTAAGCACAAAACATAGCAGACTGGTGGGAGTgcaacatgcccagtgcattatgggtgttgtaGTTTTCCTAActatttggcaaaagggaagacaacagccttttttctctgttttctctagtcaggtagcacagattaaaaaaataaaaagtttaaaacaaagctaagttttattgaaagcccatATTGCCAGTGGTGAAGTGCCCATTTAGGCAAATTCAGTTTATGTTGGAGGATCAGGACATCAGATTAGACTTTTATGACCATTTCAGTCACAGGTCCTTTCGATTTCTTGAGACGTGGGACAAAACATGACCTACAGTTTTACCTGATAATAGTTTTGAAAATTTCATCATTCACACTTTGAATTTAATCAGAGAAATAAgaggtttatttaaaaaaaaatacattatttatctGTAAAAATTTTTAGATAATTttgcttatattattatgtgaatatatttttattagttatttaAGGTAATTGCATTTATATTAACCATGACATCGTGATATGTTAGCACCATCACCCAAACTTTAATGAAATTatggtatttggtattttaatTGGTATTTTTAGATTATTTCCCTCATTTTgttcttaaaatgtttttaaattattattattattattattattattattattttttgccaCAATGTCAGCTATCAACCTGTAATATTGATAACCAAAAAGTGATAAAAATATTAGtcattaggttttttttttgagaaaataaaAGGTGGTGGTTGTGCCAAACATGtttacacattatttttttttttttaaatcctttggttcaaaaacttttttgcaTTTCTGTAGCCTGTTTTGTCCCAGTACTCAAGAATCAATTAGTTCAAAGAAGTCGATTTGAAATTCCCTGTAGGTTCAGTCTGTTCTTAGATCCCACAAGTTACAACTTATATTCTTGTGGCTGAAAATctgtttatgtatttaattaacATACTTTTCTCTATATTTAAGCCTCCACCACCTGGACACCTCCCTAACGCGGCTCAGATGGCTGCCATGCAAGGTGCAAATGTTGTGATGACACAACGCAAGGGCAACTTTTTCATGGGCGGCTCCAGCGGCGGTTACACCATCTGGTAACAGTTAGCATCACCCTGGGCCTGGACCGAAGCCCTCCTTTCCCTCTCCCTGGTTCCCTTTACCTGTTCTCCCACGCCTGCCTCCCTTGGGGCTGCTTGGCTAAGCCACAATACTGATTTAATCTAATGGAATGTAATATTTTAGAGCCCCTTACTCAAGGTACAATACTCCACTGTTGATATAATTGTGTAATAACGCAGTCACTGCGTATTCACAGTTAAAACCGCTTTCAAAAGTGCATGATATTTGTAGGTTTGAACTTCTAGTGATCTTATATGTCACGTATCATAATTATTGGTTGGCTAAGATGACTTTTAAGGTGAAAACCAGGTCATTTTTACCTTTATTGCCACTGGCGTACCTCGTACAActtcattttacagtacatttttcTAGTTTTTGGTTGTCTTCTTGAGCCGGAGATCATGCCAAGAGAACTGCCGAGCCAGTTTGATCATCTGTGTAAAGTAGCTATGCACTTGAAACATTCTCTTTGAATAGTATGCTTAACTAAGCCTTTCATTCCTATCATTATTAAGGTCTTGTCAGATACGTAAAATGCAGAAGTAAGCGCTCTCAAAGTCAAAGTGAAAGATGTGTTTACAAATTCAAACGACGGTGGCGTATTGTACCTTTGGGCAAGCGTATATAAATATTATCAGGTGCCAAAAACTGCACCATTATTTAAAAGCAAAggaatttacatatgaatgaaCCTAAATGCAGTAAAAGAGAGCGAACAAGATAAACAAAAGTTggattttgttttttcaatattttcccTCCTATGTCGGATACCCAGAGCTGTACATATAGCCGTTTAGCGTGTGTTATGTGTGTTCCAGCTCTATGTGCAACTTCACAAACTTCTTTAGCATTTTCCACATAGGTAAAGTTGTTTACAAAGGTCAGGGCTTAATCAAGAGACGatttattttcagtattttaaattgtttggcACATCaagcattttgtttgtttgtggggAGCTGCTTGTACCAAAGATCTGGACTAGAATGCACTAAAGCTTTTTGCTTTTTGTAAGTCTTCTGTCAAAGTACATCTGCACTCagattcatactgaaataagtAAACATATCATATTTAGATGATGGTGATTGCTTTGGGAGTGTCACGCACCAAGCAGAGCACACCACTGCTGTGACTGCATTTTATAGGGGGTTgtgttgaaaaaaatgtttcctaGTTGCATCTTAATGTTTCTGCATGCACTTTTCAGTCATTTTGTTCTTAATAAAGAGTTATCATtgttaaacatttttagaaGTACTACAAGATTAATTTATGTGCACTGTCAACcaattctgaaatgtttttgcCGATTTCTTTTGTACACATgcttttaaatacaaaaaaaaaaagcgtcaGTTATACTTGTTGCTGCATTGATGATTTTTCAAAGCAGCGCGGTAATGCGTAGTAGCATATAAAAACGGCTTATGTTCGGCTGAGAAATTGTGGTGTTGATTTGTAAATGTTTCACAAGGGATTACAGTTTTCCTCTCACATCTGTAACgtggtttaaaaatgtttcacaAAATACCCGACATAAAAGGAAAACCTACACCAGCAGTTGTCTCCACCACTTTTTGCTCTTATAATTTAATTGTAGTGCtttcaaacgattaatcgcatccaaaataagtttgtttacataatatgtgtgagtactgtgtatatttattacgtatatataaatatacactcatacatgtatatatttaaaaaatatatatgtatttatatataatttatactatatatacatataagtattttatatataaatatatttttgttaaatatatacatgcatgtgtgtgtatttatatatacgtaataaatatacacagtacacacacatattatgtaaacaaacttttattttggatgcaattAATCGTTTGATCACTATTTAATTGCTAAACCTTCATTTGCCCTTTCTGTTTGACACTACAACTTATAAGTTTTGTAGCAGTTACCTGTATTATATCGGACTGTAATCTAAAATGCTGCTTATTTTGCTTGATAACACTGAGGTGAAATGCTTACGCTCACTTGAGTTTATTCTCCATACATTCACTGGTATCccattattttttgtcattaccATATATATTTTCTGATtgatttagaaaaaaaagaaaaaaaaagagggaaTTTTAATGCGAGCCTGGCAAATGAGCTCATTTTTAGGCTTTACATGTTGGTGCATCACTGGGTATCCGACACTACAGTTCTAAAGGTTTTGCCTTTaatcttaattttaaaaaaaaccaaaaaaaaaaaacatttaggtAGATTTTCTCtctgaaaataatgaaaaaaaaaaaaaaaaaaaacatttctcataactttaaaaaaaaaaacatgccaaGTATGCTGGCATTGCCTTAGCAccatttatataattttctgtGATTTCTTATGtaggtttttattttagtttaaaactTCTGACCTGACTTTTATGGTATTCCTTATTCGAATCCcatttcatttagttttaatttgcTATGAAAATAACATAAGGCAAAAAACATGAGGGCAAAGCCTTCAGAACTCAATATCTGTTTCAATCTTAGCGCAGCATTTTCTCATGGCATGTGCCACCTTGTGTTTGTGTATGCAATGTAGCGGATACACTGCTTATCTTGAGCCTCAATACCATTACAGTCACGGATGGTATACGTCTTTGTGGGCACTACAGTTCAGGGAAcccttttgatttttttttttttttctatatatataatataaaatgattgTGATGGGTTATAATGGATGCATACTGCAGCATCAAGGAACAGAGGTCCTTCCTAGTTTGCTACATGACAAAATGATCTCCAGTGAAAAATGTGGTGCACTTAACTTTTTTTATACTAAACCTTAAGTATAAAACAAAATTTAGAATAAAAGCTATTTTGAATTTTGACCAGCTGTGTTGTAATATGTCTTTACACGTTTCGTGTTGAAGTTTTTGCCTGCTGACTGGTTCACTTTACAACAAATGTTTGACAAAATGATCAATCAATTTAAATCCGCATTTAGACCAAAGCAAGACAGATATACATCTTGGAGATGGATTATATTGTTGTAAATCCCAAGAGGTTTATAGTTGCACAGAAATTGATTTCATGTACATAAATGAAATCTTAATTTTAGTTGTACAAGCAAATTTGAACTAAATAGTCACTTGTATTTGACATGGTATTATCATCAATAACCACATATTGATAGTGCGTTGAAAAAAGATGACTCGGAATGTGATATAAATTACATTCATTTTCTTAAGTAAGATACTGTTGTAACCctgcacaaaaaaaattatacagtaTCATATGCATTTGACATTATGATCAGCATGTGTCTGTTTTACAAATAATGACAgaggttatatatatatatatatatatatatatatatatatatatatatatatatatatatatatttggcaCCATTACAGCATGGCTATGtaacaaaaacacaatattgatttataaaacgtgtcaatttcaaaaaaagaaaaagtaaaatatatttaaatgttttacaagGTAACAGTGGGCTCTCCAACTATTCCACTAAAAATGCTgctattaataaataataaaaagtcaaGCCAAATGGTTAACAGGAAAAAAGCCACACATGAACATTAAAGTGACTTATGACTCAAAGTCAAATTTGTACAGTGCCTCCAATGTTTGCCACTGCTAATAGCTGATAATAACTGATAAATAATTCCAATTATAACTCTTGCATATGAACTTGTGTGTAATTTCTGCTGAAGTAGCAAATATACAGTTTggatatataaactatatacagGCATAACAATTTGACagcaaaattttttttttaaatgattgtcCCAGTAACTGACAGTAACTTTACCATACCAAACTCGATGTTGAGCTTATTGACATTATGAACAAACAACTCCTTTTACTTCTGGCTCAAGCGGTATCCCTTCAAATAAACATTCTTCTCCACAGCACAGACTAGTGGCTTACGTCCCATATGTCTTGCATATAAACCTCTCTATATAGGCTGTTTAGTTGTCTGGATCAGTCCATGCAATTTTAGGCAGATCATTGGTTGAATCCCTCTGATGCTAAGCAGTTCAGATGAAGTATTCCTTCTTGTTGTCAGTGACGGTGGTGTCATTGTAGACCTGTTCTGGGTCCACTCCTGGTGCAGGCTCGCCTGCGGTTCTGTAAACACCCTTACTGTGACACAGGTATCGATACAACAGGAATCCACCGAGGGCAAGGGTCACCAGGATCAGGGCAATTACCactaaaaaagagagagaggaaaaaacagTCATCAATATACAATAGACCAAATGTATATTGATGtatattaaagctgctgtccgctatttttggccctctagcggataataaacagaactgtacgcgtcttgcggaggaacattctagccggagctacttttctctgtgtatgtctatggcgagtcacgcagttactttgatgctctgcggcgagtcctaccagtccggtct of the Megalobrama amblycephala isolate DHTTF-2021 linkage group LG24, ASM1881202v1, whole genome shotgun sequence genome contains:
- the dazap2 gene encoding DAZ-associated protein 2 isoform X2, whose amino-acid sequence is MNNKGSYPQQAVYPQQSTAPVYPPAMQVPPQVSPYPDAPPPYSEVYQPRYMAPPPAHGQMPQMTSAYPGTQMYMPMHAQTVPMGAMAPSVPMAYYQMGPVYPPGSTVMMEGGFDAGARFGPGTSASIPTVGLTEGYKQNSYCKGMFITENCIILCLLFKQWQQLSCLYETVFCFKRLGGTDRMAVSFSFPLHLA
- the dazap2 gene encoding DAZ-associated protein 2 isoform X4 — translated: MNNKGSYPQQAVYPQQSTAPVYPPAMQVPPQVSPYPDAPPPYSEVYQPRYMAPPPAHGQMPQMTSAYPGTQMYMPMHAQTVPMGAMAPSVPMAYYQMGPVYPPGSTVMMEGGFDAGARFGPGTSASIPPPPPGHLPNAAQMAAMQGANVVMTQRKGNFFMGGSSGGYTIW
- the dazap2 gene encoding DAZ-associated protein 2 isoform X1 codes for the protein MQAVIIFTTYPLKGSYPQQAVYPQQSTAPVYPPAMQVPPQVSPYPDAPPPYSEVYQPRYMAPPPAHGQMPQMTSAYPGTQMYMPMHAQTVPMGAMAPSVPMAYYQMGPVYPPGSTVMMEGGFDAGARFGPGTSASIPTVGLTEGYKQNSYCKGMFITENCIILCLLFKQWQQLSCLYETVFCFKRLGGTDRMAVSFSFPLHLA
- the dazap2 gene encoding DAZ-associated protein 2 isoform X3, with product MQAVIIFTTYPLKGSYPQQAVYPQQSTAPVYPPAMQVPPQVSPYPDAPPPYSEVYQPRYMAPPPAHGQMPQMTSAYPGTQMYMPMHAQTVPMGAMAPSVPMAYYQMGPVYPPGSTVMMEGGFDAGARFGPGTSASIPPPPPGHLPNAAQMAAMQGANVVMTQRKGNFFMGGSSGGYTIW